The genomic interval TCGAGGAGAGGGACATCCGCTTCGTGCGGCTGTGGTTCTGCGACGTGCTGGGCACGCTCAAGTCGATCGCGATCTCCCCGTCGGACCTCGAGAACGCCTTCACCGAGGGCATCGGCATCGACGGCTCGGCGATCGAGGGCCTCACCCGCGAGTACGAGTCGGACATGCTGCTGCGTCCCGACCCGGCGACGTTCGAGCTGCTCCCGTGGCGCGGCGAGGTGGCCGGGACCGGCCGCATGATGTGCGACGTGCTCACCCCCGACGGCCAGCCGGCCGCGTCGGACCCGCGCCGCGTGCTCAAGGACGCGATCGCGCGCGCCGAGGCCAAGGGCCTGGAGTTCTTCACCCATCCCGAGATCGAGTTCTACCTGTTCGAGCGGGGCTACGAGCCCGGGCAGCCGCTGCGCCCCGTCGACAGCGCCGGCTACTTCGACCACGTCCACCGCGCGAGCGGACAGGACTTCCGGCGCACGGTGATCCAGTACCTCGAGGCCATGAACATCCAGGTCGAGTACTCCCACCACGAGAACGGCCCGGGCCAGAACGAGATCGACCTGCGCTACGCCGACGCGCTCACGACCGCCGACAACATCCTGACCTTCCGCACCGTGGTCAAGGAGGTCGCGCTCTCGATGGGCCAGGTCGCGACCTTCATGCCCAAGCCGATGATCGACAACCCGGGCTCGGGCATGCACACCCACCTGTCGCTGTTCCAGAACGGGCGCAACGCCTTCCACGAGCCCGGCGCCGAGTACGGCCTCTCCCGCACCGGGCGCCAGTTCATCGCGGGG from Brachybacterium huguangmaarense carries:
- a CDS encoding glutamine synthetase family protein, translating into MERHQDVVIRTVEERDIRFVRLWFCDVLGTLKSIAISPSDLENAFTEGIGIDGSAIEGLTREYESDMLLRPDPATFELLPWRGEVAGTGRMMCDVLTPDGQPAASDPRRVLKDAIARAEAKGLEFFTHPEIEFYLFERGYEPGQPLRPVDSAGYFDHVHRASGQDFRRTVIQYLEAMNIQVEYSHHENGPGQNEIDLRYADALTTADNILTFRTVVKEVALSMGQVATFMPKPMIDNPGSGMHTHLSLFQNGRNAFHEPGAEYGLSRTGRQFIAGLLRHAPEYCAVTSQFVNSYKRLWGAQEAPSYVCWGHNNRSALVRVPFHKPTKGTSSRVEFRGADSAANPYLAFAVLLAAGLAGIDGEYDLPEGAEDTVWQLTDRERRALGYEPLPTDLFRALETFESSELMAETLGEQVFEYFLRNKHVEWDRYREQVTSVELDATFYRI